A genomic stretch from Microbacterium proteolyticum includes:
- the secG gene encoding preprotein translocase subunit SecG — protein sequence MQILEFVLQVLLGVTSLLLTLLILLHKGRGGGLSDMFGGGMSSALGSSGLAERNLNRFTVVLGLVWFVTIVGLGLLTKFAEL from the coding sequence GTGCAGATTCTCGAGTTCGTGCTGCAGGTGCTGCTGGGCGTCACCAGCCTCCTGCTGACCCTGCTGATCCTGCTCCACAAGGGTCGCGGTGGCGGTCTCTCCGACATGTTCGGTGGTGGGATGAGTTCCGCCCTCGGTTCATCCGGACTCGCGGAGCGCAACCTCAACCGTTTCACGGTGGTCCTAGGACTGGTGTGGTTCGTCACCATCGTCGGTCTCGGCCTCCTGACCAAGTTCGCGGAGCTCTGA
- a CDS encoding LuxR C-terminal-related transcriptional regulator encodes MPFVGRMRERRIAKDVIEASGGSGCLLIGEEGIGKTTLARAIAEEHGAVVVAASPSERMWPYSGLSALAAGLGGERRHAVDALLARGRDWPEHLIAEELSRTLHLVSGEPDIVVVDDLDHLDGASVTVLSYVFGRLRGTGLSVVATAGTADGRRDFAGMRRARIERLSFEESLDLARAVLGPTAAAAVLHTVAACAGGDPGILSRVRLTPCEAAGDDPLPFPLRLVDDDPAHRERRRRRDPRIDGVMDLLCVGPVFGHDRLRSVAAERGLEMQTLIDEGLVAVHGELARIADPARRLRQFAALSADERSRLHAQASQEHAQKYPATHLWHRSHLETDCDRTRLLVAAVDLARSGEPSAAVEFAERALAGRVDDVSRCRLLVDLGEALVMQGHDERGRHYLRRAGAPGDPEVRTRAALAWLRATRAADHVVDETMLRVATETDDPHGAERLLCESARLHLWRAETERAVGLVGLAVQKGVASTETALLARLLAAMGADVLLPGAVDSGVAAGTSRPDLPLEQELLALQGAILREEYAAVRRRIVARLESRPRAAPYWRDQLHCLQVMNEVRGGDPVAAREAVEAWRREWGPGRAPHVADVLVLAGAAALDPLGDGLDELVRLGRDLCRRAGMTTPLPWFAVIEGGAALAEGRFDDAVVSLHAAREAVPCDDPSILRADADLIEALWLSGDRAEARRTLARLEAASARIPRRWTTLAVARSRAVCRSDGDGAEAFRVAAAVSRTDDPPIERLLLTAARERCLPAADRPPARAVPRHADRGRSLTPHERDVVALVGQGLRNREIAATLFISLRTVELRLTGIYRKLGVTSRVHLVALLHGSSPS; translated from the coding sequence ATGCCATTTGTCGGTCGTATGCGCGAGAGACGCATCGCGAAGGACGTCATCGAGGCCTCGGGGGGATCGGGGTGCCTCCTCATCGGGGAGGAGGGCATCGGAAAGACTACTCTCGCCCGCGCGATCGCCGAAGAGCACGGCGCGGTCGTGGTGGCGGCGAGCCCGAGCGAGCGGATGTGGCCGTACTCGGGGTTGTCGGCCCTGGCGGCGGGTCTCGGTGGCGAGCGGCGCCACGCGGTCGATGCGCTTCTCGCACGCGGCCGGGACTGGCCCGAACACCTGATCGCCGAGGAGCTCAGCCGCACGCTCCACCTCGTGTCCGGCGAACCCGACATCGTGGTCGTCGACGACCTGGACCACCTGGACGGCGCGAGCGTCACGGTGCTGTCGTACGTCTTCGGCCGCCTGCGCGGTACCGGTCTCAGCGTCGTCGCGACCGCGGGAACCGCGGACGGTCGACGCGATTTCGCCGGCATGCGTCGCGCGCGCATCGAGCGGTTGTCGTTCGAGGAGTCGCTGGACCTCGCCCGAGCCGTCCTGGGGCCCACGGCGGCTGCCGCCGTTCTGCACACGGTGGCGGCCTGCGCGGGCGGCGATCCCGGCATCCTCTCGCGTGTGCGCCTCACGCCCTGCGAGGCGGCCGGTGACGATCCCCTCCCTTTCCCCCTCCGCCTCGTCGATGACGACCCGGCTCATCGCGAGCGCCGGAGGCGCCGAGACCCTCGAATCGACGGGGTGATGGACCTCCTGTGCGTAGGACCGGTGTTCGGCCACGACCGTCTGCGCTCCGTCGCCGCCGAACGTGGCCTCGAGATGCAGACGTTGATCGATGAGGGACTCGTCGCCGTGCACGGCGAGCTGGCCCGGATCGCCGACCCCGCCCGGAGACTGCGCCAGTTCGCGGCCTTGTCCGCCGACGAGAGGTCCCGCCTGCATGCGCAAGCCTCCCAGGAGCACGCACAGAAGTACCCGGCGACCCATCTGTGGCACCGTAGTCACCTCGAGACCGACTGCGATCGCACGCGGCTGTTGGTCGCGGCGGTCGACCTGGCCCGTTCGGGCGAACCCTCAGCCGCGGTGGAGTTCGCCGAGCGCGCCCTGGCCGGGCGGGTCGATGACGTTTCGCGGTGTCGGCTGCTCGTCGACCTCGGCGAGGCGCTCGTGATGCAGGGCCACGACGAGCGCGGCCGTCACTATCTCCGGCGGGCCGGAGCCCCCGGCGATCCGGAAGTGCGGACGCGGGCGGCGCTTGCGTGGCTCCGAGCGACCCGGGCCGCCGACCATGTCGTCGACGAAACCATGCTGCGCGTCGCCACGGAGACCGACGACCCGCACGGCGCCGAGCGGCTTCTCTGCGAGAGCGCCCGGCTGCACCTGTGGCGCGCGGAGACCGAGCGGGCGGTCGGTCTGGTCGGGCTCGCGGTCCAGAAAGGTGTCGCGTCGACCGAGACGGCTCTGCTCGCCCGCCTCCTCGCGGCGATGGGCGCCGACGTCCTGCTCCCCGGCGCCGTCGACTCGGGCGTCGCTGCCGGCACGTCTCGTCCGGACCTCCCCCTCGAACAGGAGTTGCTCGCGCTGCAGGGCGCCATCCTGCGGGAGGAGTACGCCGCCGTGCGACGCCGCATCGTCGCCCGGCTCGAGAGTCGACCGCGCGCCGCACCCTACTGGCGCGATCAGCTGCACTGCCTCCAGGTGATGAACGAGGTTCGCGGCGGCGATCCGGTCGCCGCGCGCGAAGCCGTCGAGGCCTGGCGACGAGAGTGGGGCCCGGGCCGCGCACCCCACGTGGCGGACGTCCTCGTCCTCGCCGGCGCCGCGGCGCTGGACCCGTTGGGAGACGGGTTGGACGAACTCGTGCGGCTTGGTCGAGACCTCTGCCGCCGGGCGGGCATGACGACCCCGCTGCCGTGGTTCGCCGTCATCGAGGGGGGCGCCGCCCTGGCGGAGGGGAGGTTCGACGATGCGGTCGTATCCCTCCACGCTGCCCGGGAGGCCGTTCCCTGCGATGACCCGTCGATCCTGCGCGCCGATGCCGACCTCATCGAGGCGCTGTGGTTGAGCGGCGACCGTGCAGAGGCGCGCCGCACCCTGGCCCGGCTCGAGGCGGCATCCGCGCGCATTCCCCGTCGGTGGACGACGCTCGCGGTGGCGCGCTCCCGCGCGGTCTGTCGCAGCGACGGCGACGGCGCCGAAGCCTTCCGCGTGGCGGCGGCCGTCTCGCGCACCGACGACCCGCCGATCGAGCGGCTGCTGCTGACGGCGGCTCGCGAGCGGTGCCTGCCTGCCGCCGACCGGCCCCCGGCGCGTGCGGTGCCGCGTCATGCCGATCGCGGACGCTCCCTCACCCCGCACGAGCGCGACGTCGTGGCGCTCGTGGGTCAGGGGCTCCGCAACCGCGAGATCGCGGCTACCCTCTTCATCTCGCTTCGCACCGTCGAACTGCGTTTGACTGGCATTTACCGGAAACTCGGTGTGACGTCGCGCGTGCACCTGGTCGCCCTCCTGCACGGCTCGTCGCCGTCCTGA
- a CDS encoding glucose-6-phosphate dehydrogenase assembly protein OpcA — protein MIIDLPDTTVSAISKKLVSVREEGGAVALGRVLTLIIITQHGAEEEVIEAANDASREHPMRVIVVLFGDQDADPRLDAQIRVGGDAGASEVVVLRAHGAAGTNAESLVTGLLLPDAPVVAWWPADAPVKPARSPIGRIAQRRITDASSQADPAAWVARLGEHYSPGDTDFAWTRVTRWREQLAAVLDQPPYEPVTAIEVRGASDSPSTALLAAWLGMKLDAPVDYAYLPADEWSSGIKSVRLTRASGDTLLERPEAGVAILSQPGQPTHDLAFPRRTLRECLAEELRRLDPDLLYGRVITEGHELLHTTNETSGS, from the coding sequence GTGATCATCGACCTTCCCGACACCACCGTCAGCGCGATCTCGAAGAAGCTCGTCAGCGTCCGCGAAGAGGGCGGAGCCGTCGCTCTCGGCCGTGTGCTGACCCTGATCATCATCACGCAGCACGGCGCCGAAGAAGAAGTCATCGAGGCCGCGAACGACGCCTCCCGCGAGCACCCGATGCGCGTCATCGTCGTGCTGTTCGGCGACCAGGACGCGGATCCCCGCCTCGACGCGCAGATCCGCGTGGGCGGAGACGCCGGCGCCAGCGAGGTGGTGGTGCTGCGCGCCCACGGCGCCGCGGGCACCAACGCGGAGAGCCTCGTCACGGGCCTGCTGCTGCCCGACGCCCCGGTCGTCGCGTGGTGGCCGGCGGATGCTCCGGTGAAGCCTGCGCGCTCGCCCATCGGTCGTATCGCGCAACGTCGCATCACGGATGCCTCGTCGCAAGCCGATCCGGCGGCGTGGGTCGCACGGCTCGGCGAGCACTACTCCCCCGGCGACACCGACTTCGCATGGACCCGCGTGACGCGGTGGCGCGAGCAGCTCGCCGCGGTGCTCGACCAGCCGCCCTATGAGCCGGTGACGGCGATCGAAGTGCGGGGGGCATCGGATTCCCCGTCGACCGCCCTGCTCGCGGCGTGGCTCGGAATGAAGCTGGACGCCCCGGTCGACTACGCCTACCTTCCGGCGGACGAGTGGAGCAGCGGGATCAAGTCGGTGCGGCTGACGCGCGCGAGCGGCGACACGCTGCTCGAGCGCCCCGAGGCCGGCGTCGCGATCCTCAGCCAGCCCGGGCAGCCCACGCACGACCTCGCCTTCCCGCGACGGACGCTGCGCGAATGCCTGGCCGAGGAGCTGCGCCGACTCGACCCCGACCTGCTCTACGGCCGCGTCATCACGGAGGGCCACGAGCTGCTGCACACGACGAATGAGACGAGCGGATCATGA
- a CDS encoding nucleotide sugar dehydrogenase — MTTLDVRADMFDAPLPPMPADAPFDFDVAIVGLGYVGLPTALAYHASGSRVLALDASSRRLRTIAARGADLIGSDRERLDAALRAPAGFRLTGDVRELARAAAVVVCVPTPVDDRQVPDLVALRAACATVVAAARPGQLVMLTSTTYVGCTRDLVEKPLQDRGLRIGQDVFVTFSAERIDPGNVGFAQEVVPRVVGGATPQCEEEGARLLSRYAAQVHRVSSLATAEMTKLLENTFRAVNIALANEFADICGALDVPVTEVIEAASTKPYGFMAFYPGPGVGGHCIPCDPHYLLWQLKALHVDAGVITEAMTRIAARPRRVVERIRDVLGRAGKSTLNARILVVGVAYKPDVADLRESPALEIIDLLIDLGAEVQFVDTHAPRIRLASGRERESLTDPAAFRADVVLVHTRHHDSDLGWLDGNTVVVDGTYRSGDIAGRVLL; from the coding sequence ATGACCACCCTCGACGTCCGGGCGGACATGTTCGACGCCCCTCTCCCGCCGATGCCAGCGGACGCGCCCTTTGATTTCGACGTCGCCATCGTGGGGCTCGGGTACGTCGGGCTGCCGACGGCGCTCGCGTACCACGCGAGTGGGTCACGCGTGCTCGCCCTCGACGCGTCATCCCGCCGTCTGCGCACGATCGCCGCCCGGGGTGCCGACCTCATCGGTTCCGACCGCGAACGCCTCGATGCGGCGCTGCGTGCCCCCGCAGGATTCCGGCTGACCGGTGACGTGCGCGAGCTCGCGCGGGCCGCGGCCGTCGTCGTGTGCGTCCCCACTCCCGTCGACGACCGGCAGGTACCAGACCTCGTCGCCCTCCGCGCGGCGTGCGCCACCGTCGTCGCCGCCGCGCGGCCGGGTCAGCTTGTGATGCTCACCTCCACCACCTATGTCGGCTGCACACGCGACCTCGTCGAGAAGCCGCTCCAGGATCGCGGGCTGCGCATCGGCCAGGACGTGTTCGTGACCTTCAGCGCCGAACGGATCGATCCGGGCAACGTCGGTTTCGCGCAGGAGGTGGTCCCGCGCGTCGTGGGCGGCGCCACCCCGCAGTGCGAGGAGGAGGGCGCTCGCCTGCTCTCCCGTTATGCGGCCCAGGTGCACCGCGTGTCGAGCCTGGCGACCGCCGAGATGACGAAGCTGCTCGAGAACACCTTCCGCGCGGTGAACATCGCGCTCGCGAACGAGTTCGCCGACATCTGCGGAGCGCTCGACGTCCCGGTCACCGAGGTGATCGAGGCGGCGAGTACGAAGCCGTACGGCTTCATGGCCTTCTACCCGGGGCCGGGCGTGGGAGGTCACTGCATCCCGTGCGATCCGCACTACCTGCTGTGGCAGCTCAAGGCGCTGCACGTGGATGCCGGCGTCATCACCGAGGCGATGACGCGCATCGCCGCGCGTCCTCGGCGCGTCGTCGAACGGATCCGCGACGTGCTCGGGCGGGCCGGCAAGAGCACTCTCAACGCGCGGATCCTCGTCGTCGGGGTCGCCTACAAGCCCGACGTCGCCGATCTGCGGGAATCGCCCGCGCTCGAGATCATCGATCTGCTCATCGATCTCGGTGCCGAGGTCCAGTTCGTCGACACGCACGCGCCCCGCATCCGGCTCGCCTCGGGTCGGGAACGCGAATCGCTCACGGACCCCGCGGCGTTCCGTGCCGACGTCGTCCTCGTTCACACCCGCCATCACGACAGCGATCTCGGCTGGTTGGACGGCAATACGGTCGTCGTCGACGGGACCTACCGCAGCGGCGACATCGCGGGGCGGGTGCTGCTGTGA
- a CDS encoding glycosyltransferase family 2 protein encodes MTPAIVIVVAFCTIGFSTVVWGIAALCRLVVIARAETSLLSPSMFYRPEEVAVLIAAHDEHLVIAEAVRAARALVPAGNVFVVSDGSSDETAARAREAGAVAWDLAPNRGKAGAIRAALERFRIPERFPLLLLLDADSRPRPDYLRTGLPLFTDESVVAVAGRATTAPDAATGRMGRVLTSYRERTYVCTQYLHKFGQAARAVDAVTIVPGFASMYRTDVLHRIDIDAPGLSIEDFNMTFEVHAKRLGRIAFHPACAVAETQDPAILRDYSAQMRRWSLGFWQTVRRHGLRRGLFWISVGVFAVETIVSSLVLTLMVPVVTIAALAAVTTTMVSGEAAVVVQTVATALPVGPLAAAFLVGDSVLTAFACVVTRTRPRAWMLLYPGLRVWDAMLCLRALVAAFGRPSDGRWRSPDRRAALSPAAP; translated from the coding sequence GTGACTCCCGCGATCGTGATCGTCGTCGCGTTCTGCACGATCGGATTCTCCACCGTGGTGTGGGGCATCGCGGCCCTGTGCCGGCTCGTCGTCATCGCGCGCGCCGAGACGTCCCTGCTCTCACCGTCGATGTTCTATCGGCCCGAGGAGGTCGCGGTCCTCATCGCCGCTCACGACGAGCACCTCGTGATCGCGGAGGCGGTCCGAGCTGCACGCGCCCTCGTGCCCGCGGGCAACGTCTTCGTGGTGTCCGACGGGTCGAGCGACGAGACCGCGGCCCGCGCGCGCGAGGCGGGCGCCGTCGCGTGGGATCTCGCCCCCAACCGGGGCAAGGCCGGGGCGATCCGCGCTGCTCTGGAGCGATTCCGCATCCCGGAGCGATTCCCACTGCTGCTCCTCCTCGACGCCGATTCGCGCCCACGGCCCGATTACCTGCGCACCGGCCTGCCGTTGTTCACCGACGAGAGCGTGGTGGCGGTCGCCGGGCGGGCGACGACCGCGCCGGACGCCGCGACCGGTCGTATGGGCCGTGTGCTGACGTCCTACCGGGAACGCACCTACGTGTGCACCCAGTACCTCCACAAGTTCGGGCAGGCGGCGCGCGCCGTCGACGCGGTGACGATCGTGCCGGGGTTCGCGAGCATGTACCGCACCGACGTGCTCCACCGCATCGACATCGACGCACCCGGGCTGTCGATCGAGGACTTCAACATGACCTTCGAGGTGCACGCGAAACGCCTGGGGCGCATCGCGTTCCACCCCGCCTGCGCCGTGGCGGAGACGCAGGACCCGGCGATCCTCCGCGACTACAGCGCCCAGATGCGTCGGTGGAGCCTCGGCTTCTGGCAGACGGTCCGACGCCATGGTCTGCGCCGCGGTCTGTTCTGGATATCCGTCGGTGTCTTCGCGGTCGAGACGATCGTCTCCAGTCTCGTCCTGACACTGATGGTGCCGGTGGTGACCATCGCTGCGCTCGCCGCTGTGACGACCACGATGGTGAGCGGAGAAGCGGCCGTCGTCGTGCAGACGGTCGCGACGGCACTGCCGGTCGGTCCGCTGGCGGCGGCGTTCCTCGTGGGGGACTCCGTGCTGACGGCGTTCGCGTGCGTCGTCACGCGCACGCGTCCGCGTGCATGGATGCTGTTGTATCCCGGTCTGCGGGTGTGGGACGCGATGCTCTGCCTCCGTGCTCTCGTTGCGGCGTTCGGTCGCCCGTCCGACGGTCGCTGGCGCAGTCCGGACCGCCGTGCGGCGTTGTCACCCGCTGCGCCGTGA
- a CDS encoding RNA polymerase-binding protein RbpA, which translates to MATGGNAIRGSRVGAGPMGEQDHGFHADRVAVSYWDALGNETVRYFAAGIPDDEIPETIDSPHSGLPAGRDKANPPALAKAEPYKTHLAYVKERRSEEEAASLLDDALQQLRERRGQ; encoded by the coding sequence ATGGCTACGGGTGGCAATGCTATTCGCGGGTCGCGCGTCGGCGCCGGCCCCATGGGCGAGCAGGATCACGGCTTCCACGCCGACCGTGTCGCCGTGTCCTACTGGGACGCCCTCGGTAACGAAACCGTGCGGTATTTCGCCGCGGGAATCCCCGACGACGAGATCCCTGAGACGATCGACTCCCCGCACTCCGGTCTTCCGGCCGGACGCGACAAGGCGAACCCGCCGGCGCTCGCAAAGGCGGAGCCGTACAAGACGCATCTCGCGTACGTGAAGGAGCGTCGGAGCGAAGAAGAGGCCGCGTCGCTTCTCGACGACGCCCTGCAGCAATTGCGCGAGCGCCGCGGTCAGTGA
- the zwf gene encoding glucose-6-phosphate dehydrogenase has protein sequence MVVEITPGHNPLRDPEDRRLSRIAGPSALVIFGVTGDLSRKKLMPAVYDLANRGLLPPGFALVGFARRDWEDQDFAEVVYDSVKKYARTEFREETWKELLEGIRFVQGEFDDPEAFQRLRATVDKLDTERGTMGNHAYYLSIPPKAFPLVTTQLKASGLVGETADDTTGWRRVVIEKPFGHDLASARELNEVVESAFPADSIFRIDHYLGKETVQNILALRFANELYEPIWNRNYVDHVQITMAEDIGVGGRAGYYDGIGAARDVIQNHLLQLLALTAMEEPISFNAADLRAEKEKVLAAVRLPENLAEATARGQYAGGWQGGEHVLGFLEEDGMNPESVTETYAAIKLEINTRRWSGVPFYVRSGKRLGRRVTEVAVVFKRAPQQLFSRSQTQELGQNALVIRVQPDEGVTIRFGSKVPGDGTQVRDVTMDFGYGHAFTEASPEAYERLILDVLLGDPPLFPRHEEVELSWKILDPIEEFWAAQGGPLEQYSPGSWGPASADELLARDGRTWRRP, from the coding sequence ATGGTCGTAGAGATCACACCGGGTCACAATCCCCTGCGCGATCCCGAGGATCGCCGTTTGAGCCGGATCGCGGGGCCCAGCGCCCTCGTGATCTTCGGCGTCACCGGCGACCTGTCGCGCAAAAAGCTCATGCCGGCGGTCTATGACCTCGCCAACCGCGGTCTGCTGCCGCCGGGCTTCGCCCTGGTCGGTTTCGCGCGCCGCGATTGGGAGGATCAGGACTTCGCCGAGGTCGTCTACGACTCGGTGAAGAAGTACGCCCGCACCGAGTTCCGCGAGGAGACGTGGAAGGAGCTCCTCGAGGGCATCCGCTTCGTCCAGGGCGAGTTCGACGACCCCGAGGCGTTCCAGCGCCTGCGCGCGACGGTCGACAAGCTCGACACCGAGCGCGGCACCATGGGCAATCACGCGTACTACCTGTCGATCCCGCCCAAGGCCTTCCCGCTCGTGACCACGCAGCTCAAGGCCTCCGGGCTCGTCGGGGAGACCGCCGACGACACCACGGGCTGGCGGCGCGTCGTCATCGAGAAGCCGTTCGGTCACGACCTCGCCTCCGCCCGGGAGCTGAACGAGGTGGTCGAGAGCGCCTTCCCCGCCGATTCGATCTTCCGCATCGACCACTATCTCGGCAAAGAGACGGTGCAGAACATCCTGGCGCTGCGCTTCGCCAACGAGCTCTACGAGCCGATCTGGAACCGCAACTACGTCGATCACGTGCAGATCACCATGGCCGAGGACATCGGCGTGGGCGGACGCGCGGGCTATTACGACGGCATCGGCGCGGCGCGCGACGTCATCCAGAACCACCTCCTGCAGCTGCTCGCGCTGACCGCGATGGAGGAGCCCATCAGCTTCAACGCCGCAGACCTCCGCGCCGAGAAGGAGAAGGTGCTGGCAGCGGTCCGTCTGCCGGAGAACCTCGCCGAGGCCACGGCCCGCGGGCAGTACGCCGGCGGCTGGCAGGGCGGCGAGCACGTGCTCGGCTTCCTCGAAGAGGACGGGATGAACCCCGAATCGGTCACCGAGACGTACGCGGCGATCAAGCTCGAGATCAACACCCGCCGCTGGTCGGGGGTGCCGTTCTACGTCCGCAGCGGCAAGCGCCTCGGGCGCCGCGTCACCGAGGTCGCCGTGGTGTTCAAGCGCGCCCCGCAGCAGCTCTTCTCGCGGAGCCAGACCCAGGAGCTGGGGCAGAATGCGCTGGTCATCCGCGTGCAGCCCGACGAGGGCGTGACCATCCGCTTCGGCTCGAAGGTCCCCGGCGACGGCACTCAGGTGCGCGACGTGACCATGGACTTCGGCTACGGCCACGCCTTCACCGAAGCCAGCCCCGAGGCCTACGAGCGCCTCATCCTCGACGTGCTGCTCGGTGACCCGCCGTTGTTCCCGCGTCACGAAGAGGTCGAGCTCAGCTGGAAGATCCTCGACCCGATCGAAGAATTCTGGGCCGCTCAGGGCGGTCCGCTCGAACAGTACTCGCCCGGATCGTGGGGGCCGGCATCCGCCGACGAACTCCTCGCCCGTGACGGCCGCACCTGGAGACGCCCGTGA
- a CDS encoding GDP-mannose 4,6-dehydratase gives MRSLVTGGAGFVGSHLVEHLLDLGDEVVILDDLSTGSARNLAGVADHPRLTMVHGSILNTATVGQAMQGCDRVFHLAAAVGVKLIVEQPLRGLRVNIHGTENVLTAAIERQASVLLASTSEVYGKNTADRLHENSDRVLGDPLLSRWTYAGAKGIDEAFAMACCDQEGLDVSIVRLFNTVGPRQTGRYGMVLPNLVGQALRGQPLTVFGDGLQTRCFSAVEDIVPAMVRIERDPRARGQAYNLGGAREISILELAQEIIRTLDSRSTVELVPYEQAYAPGFEDMRRRVPDNTKAHELIGYEPRTSLTSTILRVAADLLSRERLGSDAMPLAGAASFRGVV, from the coding sequence ATGCGATCTCTCGTGACCGGCGGGGCCGGCTTCGTCGGCAGCCACCTCGTCGAACACCTCCTCGACCTCGGTGACGAGGTCGTGATCCTCGACGACCTGTCCACCGGGTCGGCGCGGAATCTCGCCGGCGTCGCCGACCATCCGCGGCTGACGATGGTCCACGGTTCCATCCTGAACACCGCGACGGTGGGCCAGGCGATGCAGGGGTGCGACCGGGTGTTCCACCTCGCTGCGGCGGTGGGCGTGAAGCTCATCGTCGAGCAGCCGCTCCGCGGACTCCGCGTCAACATCCACGGAACGGAGAACGTCCTCACCGCTGCGATCGAGCGGCAGGCATCGGTCCTGCTGGCATCGACCAGCGAGGTGTACGGCAAGAACACCGCCGATCGCCTGCACGAGAACTCCGACCGCGTGCTGGGCGACCCGTTGCTGTCGCGCTGGACGTACGCCGGCGCAAAAGGCATCGACGAAGCGTTCGCAATGGCCTGCTGCGACCAGGAGGGGCTCGACGTCTCGATCGTCCGCCTCTTCAATACTGTCGGACCCCGCCAGACCGGCCGATACGGAATGGTGCTCCCGAACCTCGTCGGGCAGGCCCTGCGCGGTCAGCCGCTGACCGTCTTCGGCGACGGACTGCAGACGCGGTGCTTCTCCGCCGTCGAGGACATCGTGCCTGCGATGGTGCGCATCGAGCGCGATCCGCGCGCACGGGGCCAGGCGTACAACCTCGGGGGCGCCCGCGAGATCTCCATCCTCGAGCTCGCACAGGAGATCATCCGCACCCTCGACAGCCGGAGCACCGTCGAACTCGTCCCTTATGAGCAGGCGTACGCGCCCGGGTTCGAAGACATGCGTCGTCGCGTGCCCGACAACACCAAGGCGCACGAGCTCATCGGCTACGAACCGCGGACGTCGCTCACCTCGACGATCCTGCGCGTCGCCGCCGATCTGCTCTCGCGTGAGCGTCTGGGGTCGGATGCCATGCCCCTGGCGGGCGCGGCATCCTTCCGGGGCGTGGTGTGA
- the pgl gene encoding 6-phosphogluconolactonase encodes MSDSGAAKRVIIKRDADTLAEYVATRFVNRIVKRVDEGKRMHICLTGGTMGGAVLRAAARDERVSDIDWSLVHFWFGDERFVPRDSDDRNEKQAREAFLDHLDVPAENIHTVASSDDGVDLDAAAIAYADELAQFAPSDRNESGPWPSFDICFLGVGPDAHIASLFPDRPEISVTDRATVPVRESPKPPSDRVSLTRPVINSSKRVWMVIAGADKAAALGLALAGASYQSVPAAGAKGRRRTAFFVDEVAADQVPPQLIDREY; translated from the coding sequence ATGAGCGACAGCGGTGCGGCCAAGCGCGTCATCATCAAGCGCGACGCCGACACGCTGGCGGAGTACGTGGCGACCCGCTTCGTGAACCGCATCGTCAAGCGCGTCGACGAGGGTAAGCGCATGCACATCTGCCTCACCGGCGGAACGATGGGCGGAGCCGTTCTCCGCGCGGCCGCGCGCGATGAGCGCGTCTCCGACATCGACTGGTCGCTCGTGCACTTCTGGTTCGGTGACGAGCGCTTCGTGCCGCGCGACAGCGACGACCGCAACGAGAAGCAGGCGCGCGAGGCATTTCTCGACCACCTCGACGTGCCGGCGGAGAACATCCACACCGTCGCCTCCAGCGATGACGGCGTGGATCTGGATGCCGCGGCGATCGCCTACGCCGACGAACTCGCTCAGTTCGCTCCGTCGGACCGCAACGAGTCGGGCCCGTGGCCCTCGTTCGACATCTGCTTCCTCGGGGTCGGGCCCGACGCACACATCGCGTCGCTGTTCCCGGACCGCCCCGAGATCTCGGTGACGGACCGGGCCACCGTGCCGGTGCGCGAGTCGCCCAAACCGCCGAGTGATCGCGTGTCGCTGACGCGCCCGGTCATCAACAGCTCCAAGCGGGTGTGGATGGTCATCGCCGGCGCCGATAAGGCCGCGGCTCTCGGTCTCGCCCTCGCCGGGGCGAGCTACCAGAGCGTCCCCGCCGCCGGCGCGAAGGGCCGCCGTCGTACGGCGTTCTTCGTCGACGAGGTCGCCGCAGATCAGGTTCCGCCGCAGCTCATCGACCGCGAGTACTGA